The following are encoded together in the Montipora foliosa isolate CH-2021 chromosome 12, ASM3666993v2, whole genome shotgun sequence genome:
- the LOC137978782 gene encoding uncharacterized protein — MQIWIYLILLAWQETFNEAKAFIVMVHNVERREINTEPISASASFSSSINVSLSSTNSRPFTPSSYSKASLQNDSSVATTHSTNQPSPEREISIGASEIPLSESHPTPNGESEPEAEGEIWSEPTAQPETWPEPGPEWEKAFKLWKAAWPIHVYLFATAFLIIGVYAGYYVVLNIYDGLGRKYLSVCLNAMVLLFGITRSFVLFFDPYHQGDLINAIFFMRLLWSIGGPCLTASDSLIILALVETSRVSVAPPIFQKFRTISIVIAVHFVLVIVTDTIVSMYMEAKLMILLCQVFFSVWGITLGAGYVRLAYMLDKKLFSHKQEKDKADKIYIFLIYASGVANFFICGVMIYTMVSVFGVYTDITFVDAWHWFTLQTLFRSGEVATCVLIFTVSAKRTRVKAAVNDISEIDSQSQIFDTSPGCSAFRKLRMLCNQLRDRGKVTDISNFGNGAGKTVLTVYSGDNIIDNGNVPVVEFKASQARGRVRRKSLFSHMQKTSIENRIAQLEDAPSIVPSGKRKRRQSLFSAMHDASISNAISNFANSLSQANGDPKEDCNDRHEKPVIAALGFPSKERRTNVFSIHQETRPERNSKRQAMMEDIKEESVFEGESESSHRPTLAKKRSSDRLRQIMSSMFSSVSNNRVGNVTEPSQLCEVEEKDSSCEDSDSIPVEHA; from the coding sequence TAAGCCTCAGTTCTACAAATTCACGACCATTTACTCCTAGTTCTTACAGTAAAGCTTCACTTCAAAACGATTCATCTGTCGCAACCACCCACTCAACCAATCAGCCTAGTCCTGAGAGAGAGATTTCCATTGGTGCCTCGGAGATACCTCTGTCTGAAAGCCACCCTACACCAAATGGTGAATCGGAACCCGAGGCAGAGGGCGAAATTTGGTCAGAGCCAACCGCGCAACCAGAGACGTGGCCAGAACCTGGGCCTGAATGGGAAAAGGCCTTTAAACTGTGGAAGGCTGCATGGCCCATACACGTGTATCTATTTGCCACTGCATTTCTCATCATTGGGGTTTATGCTGGATATTATGTAGTGTTAAATATTTACGACGGTCTGGGACGCAAGTACCTGAGTGTATGTTTAAACGCCATGGTCCTTCTGTTTGGAATAACGAGATCTTTTGTTCTGTTTTTCGATCCCTATCACCAAGGGGACTTAATAAATGCCATATTTTTTATGCGCCTGTTATGGTCAATCGGAGGACCTTGTTTGACTGCTTCCGACAGCCTAATTATTTTGGCCCTTGTGGAGACTTCCAGAGTATCTGTAGCACCGCCAATATTTCAAAAGTTCAGAACAATTTCCATAGTAATTGCAGTTCACTTTGTGCTTGTAATCGTCACAGATACAATAGTTTCAATGTACATGGAGGCCAAATTGATGATTTTATTGTGTCAAGTGTTTTTTAGCGTGTGGGGAATTACTTTGGGTGCTGGTTATGTGCGGCTCGCTTATATGCTTGACAAGAAACTGTTCAGTCATAAACAAGAAAAGGATAAAGCAGACAAAATATACATCTTTCTGATTTACGCCTCGGGAGTTGCCAATTTCTTCATTTGCGGGGTTATGATCTACACCATGGTGAGCGTATTTGGAGTTTATACTGACATTACTTTTGTAGATGCGTGGCATTGGTTCACTCTTCAAACTCTTTTTCGTTCGGGTGAGGTAGCAACATGCGTCCTTATATTCACCGTCAGCGCCAAACGAACTCGTGTAAAGGCAGCTGTCAATGATATCTCCGAAATTGATTCGCAGTCGCAAATATTTGATACATCACCCGGTTGCTCGGCATTTCGTAAATTGCGCATGCTCTGTAACCAATTACGGGACAGAGGAAAAGTAACTGACATTTCGAATTTTGGAAATGGTGCAGGGAAAACAGTTTTGACGGTCTATTCGGGAGACAATATTATTGACAACGGAAATGTACCCGTTGTTGAATTTAAAGCCTCTCAGGCAAGAGGTCGGGTCAGAAGGAAAAGTCTGTTTTCGCACATGCAGAAAACTTCCATAGAAAATAGAATTGCTCAGCTGGAAGACGCTCCATCCATTGTTCCCTCTgggaaaagaaaacgaagacaGAGTTTATTTTCTGCAATGCATGATGCAAGCATTAGCAATGCCATCTCTAATTTCGCTAATTCATTGAGTCAAGCCAACGGCGACCCGAAAGAGGATTGTAATGATCGACACGAGAAGCCGGTCATTGCTgcactcggatttcctagcaAAGAAAGGCGGACAAATGTGTTCTCCATTCATCAAGAAACAAGGCCAGAAAGGAATAGTAAACGCCAAGCCATGATGGAAGACATTAAAGAGGAGTCTGTTTTTGAAGGAGAGAGTGAATCAAGCCATCGTCCTACTTTGGCGAAGAAGCGAAGTTCAGACAGATTGCGACAAATAATGTCAAGTATGTTTTCGTCGGTCAGTAATAATCGCGTTGGTAATGTAACAGAACCAAGCCAACTCTGTGAAGTGGAAGAAAAGGACAGCAGCTGCGAAGACTCAGATTCAATTCCTGTTGAACATGCATGA